A single genomic interval of Gouania willdenowi chromosome 10, fGouWil2.1, whole genome shotgun sequence harbors:
- the LOC114470626 gene encoding complexin-2 has product MDFVMKQALGGATKDMGKMLGGEEEKDPDAAKKEEERQEALRQQEEERKEKHTRMEAEREKVRQSIRDKYGLKKKEEKEAEEKAAMEQACEGSLTRPKKAIPRGCGDDDDDEEESILDTVLKFLPGPLQDMFKK; this is encoded by the exons ATGGACTTTGTGATGAAGCAGGCGTTAGgag GAGCCACTAAAGACATGGGTAAGATGTtgggaggagaggaggagaaagacCCAGACGCTGctaagaaggaggaggagcgtCAGGAGGCTCTgaggcagcaggaggaggagcggAAGGAAAAACACACCCGCATGGAGGCGGAGAGAGAGAAAGTACGGCAGAGCATCAGAGACAAG TACGGactgaagaagaaggaggagaaggaggcgGAGGAGAAGGCAGCGATGGAGCAGGCGTGTGAAGGTTCTCTGACCCGTCCAAAGAAAGCCATTCCTCGAGGCTGCGGTGACGATGATGACGACGAAGAGGAGAGCATCCTGGACACGGTGCTGAAGTTCCTGCCTGGACCTCTACAGGACATGTTCAAGAAGTAG
- the slc25a48 gene encoding solute carrier family 25 member 48 isoform X2, whose product MPSSKSFRLDDFFAGWIGGASSVVVGHPLDTVKTRLQAGKGYKSLVHCVLTIYRKETAAGFFKGMSFPLVSITLYNSLVFGCFSNTQRFISRYRHGDARHPSTLLDLTLASALTGLVSVAVGAPVDLVKIRLQMQTQPMVTENLHLATGMSAVRLRPLAVGVHHHGPLQVISRVVQSEGLCGLYRGGGAMLLRDVPGYALYFIPYTLLCRKLSSEHTHSPQPFTICLAGGLAGSISWVTATPADVVKSRMQADAQMKYRGILHCILHSYNTEGLQVFFRGWSVNAIRGFPMSATMFLTYEMSLRFFRSLLDGDGAGQGPPGITHTHT is encoded by the exons ATGCCCTCATCAAAGAGCTTCAGACTGGATGATTTCTTCGCAGGATGGATCGGAG gagcgTCCAGCGTGGTGGTGGGACATCCTCTGGACACTGTGAAG ACTCGACTTCAGGCAGGGAAAGGCTACAAGAGCCTGGTGCACTGTGTGCTCACCATCTACAGGAAGGAGACG GCGGCGGGCTTCTTCAAAGGCATGTCTTTTCCTTTGGTTTCCATCACGCTCTACAACTCCCTGGTGTTCGGCTGCTTCAGCAACACCCAGAGGTTTATCAGCAGGTATCGCCATGGCGACGCGCGCCATCCTAGCACCCTGCTGGACCTGACGCTGGCCAGCGCCCTCACCGGGCTGGTGTCGGTGGCCGTAGGAGCTCCCGTGGACCTCGTCAAGATACGCCTGCAGATGCAGACGCAGCCCATGGTCACCG AGAACCTGCACCTCGCTACGGGCATGTCGGCGGTGCGTCTGCGCCCCCTGGCGGTGGGGGTGCATCACCACGGGCCCCTCCAGGTGATCAGCAGGGTGGTGCAGAGCGAGGGCCTGTGTGGTCTGTacagagggggcggagccatgCTCCTGAGGGACGTCCCTGGATACGCCCTCTACTTCATCCCTTACACACTGCTGTGTAGGAAGCTGAgctcagaacacacacacagccctcaGCCATTCACCATCTGCCTGGCAGGAGGACTGGCAG GCTCCATCTCCTGGGTGACGGCAACGCCGGCCGATGTGGTGAAGAGCCGGATGCAAGCAGATGCTCAGATGAAGTACAGAGGGATCCTTCACTGCATCCTACACAGCTACAACACAGAGGGCCTGCAG GTGTTTTTCCGCGGCTGGTCGGTGAACGCTATCCGAGGGTTCCCCATGTCTGCTACCATGTTCCTGACCTACGAGATGTCCCTGAGGTTCTTCAGGAGTCTGTTGGACGGAGACGGAGCAGGACAGGGACCTCCAgggattacacacacacacacctga
- the slc25a48 gene encoding solute carrier family 25 member 48 isoform X1 has protein sequence MEILVLITTPDLQYKHSALCVALQAAGFFKGMSFPLVSITLYNSLVFGCFSNTQRFISRYRHGDARHPSTLLDLTLASALTGLVSVAVGAPVDLVKIRLQMQTQPMVTENLHLATGMSAVRLRPLAVGVHHHGPLQVISRVVQSEGLCGLYRGGGAMLLRDVPGYALYFIPYTLLCRKLSSEHTHSPQPFTICLAGGLAGVFPRLVGERYPRVPHVCYHVPDLRDVPEVLQESVGRRRSRTGTSRDYTHTHLSVCVNPAELEHCV, from the exons atggaaatcctggttttaatcacaaccCCTGACCTACAGTACAAACACTCTGCCCTGTGCGTTGCCTTGCAGGCGGCGGGCTTCTTCAAAGGCATGTCTTTTCCTTTGGTTTCCATCACGCTCTACAACTCCCTGGTGTTCGGCTGCTTCAGCAACACCCAGAGGTTTATCAGCAGGTATCGCCATGGCGACGCGCGCCATCCTAGCACCCTGCTGGACCTGACGCTGGCCAGCGCCCTCACCGGGCTGGTGTCGGTGGCCGTAGGAGCTCCCGTGGACCTCGTCAAGATACGCCTGCAGATGCAGACGCAGCCCATGGTCACCG AGAACCTGCACCTCGCTACGGGCATGTCGGCGGTGCGTCTGCGCCCCCTGGCGGTGGGGGTGCATCACCACGGGCCCCTCCAGGTGATCAGCAGGGTGGTGCAGAGCGAGGGCCTGTGTGGTCTGTacagagggggcggagccatgCTCCTGAGGGACGTCCCTGGATACGCCCTCTACTTCATCCCTTACACACTGCTGTGTAGGAAGCTGAgctcagaacacacacacagccctcaGCCATTCACCATCTGCCTGGCAGGAGGACTGGCAG GTGTTTTTCCGCGGCTGGTCGGTGAACGCTATCCGAGGGTTCCCCATGTCTGCTACCATGTTCCTGACCTACGAGATGTCCCTGAGGTTCTTCAGGAGTCTGTTGGACGGAGACGGAGCAGGACAGGGACCTCCAgggattacacacacacacacctgagtgtgtgtgtgaatccaGCTGAACTTGAACACTGTGTGTGA